The nucleotide window GGTCACAGGCGGGTCCGCCACCGAGCCGGAGTCGTCGAGCCAGACGACGCGCACCCGGCCGACGGAGTCGAGCGGCTCGGCGTCGACGGCGGCCGTGAGCCGATGGCCGTTCGGGTCCTGCCACGCCACGGTGGTGTAGTCGGAGTCCGGGCCGGCACCGTTCTGGTCGAGGCTGTCTTGGATGACCTTGTCCTGGATGTGGCTGGGCTGATCGCTCTGGTCGCCGCTGCCCTGGCCCGATGTGCGAATGATCGTCGCGCTCACCGAATGTCGCGGTTCCTGATTCTCGGCCGCCGTCTTGTGTGCCGCGTAGGTGTCGCCGCCGACGGTCAGGGCGATCATCACACCCGCGACGGCGGCCAGCCACAGCATCACCAGGGTCACGGTTTCCAGACGGTCCCCGCGACGGACCAGACCGTTCGACGATGCGTGCATGACACGCCAGCTGTGGAGTTCGCGGGCGAGGAATCGCAGCATGTCGCCCTCCTGATGCCGGTCGCCCTTTACATGGTCGTTGCAAGCGGACCGCCGGGACAGGGCCTTTGGTCCCTATGCGGGCGTCGAACCCGGCAAGTTCAGTCGTTCGACTCACATACGGCCCGAACTCCGCGTATCGTCAGCTTGCGCCGACCGGCCTACATCACGTGGGGGTGCCGGGGCGTAGGGGGTCGACTCGAGGGGCACCGATCGTGCTCGTCGTCGTGTTCATGATCGTCACTGTTCATGGTCTATGTGGAGGGGTTCAGTTGACCAGCGTTTTGTCTGTGCGCGCGTCGAGACGCGGTACGCGCACGTTTCTCACGTCGTCGGCGATCGTCGAGGCGATCGACATCGAGGAGTCGATCGTCCTGTCCGGGTACGCGGCGCTCGCCGAGGACTCCGCGGTGTTCGGGGTGACCGCCGATCTCGTGCCCGAGATCGACGCCGCGCTTCGACGGCACCAGGCGATCGTTGCTCGCCTGCGGTTGATGCACGCCGAAGCGGTTGCCGCGGAACAGGTTCCGTCACCGCACGATGAGGCGCTCGCCGTCCTGGGGCTGACCGGGCCAGGGCACGACGCCGACCTGACCGATGTCGCGACGTCTGAGCCGGTGCGGGCATACCGCGCCGCCGTCTCGCGACCCGACCATGATGACCGGCGCCCGACGCTGGTCGCCGTCGCCTACCTGGTTGCCGCGGCGCATGCGCTGACCGACCCGACGAACTGCGGAACTGCCTCTCCGGCACTCAATCTCATGCCGCCGCCGCTCCATCGGGATCGCGCCCTCGTGGAGCAGGTGCTGCGCTGCGTGGTCGCGAAGGCCGACCCCGCCGCGCGCGCCGAGTTCACCGACCACATCATCGCCGCGAGTGCGGCCTTCGCCCAGGCCGGTCACGGCTCCGACCGACGGCTGTCGGTGCTGCGCTACAACCCACACTCGTTGCGCACCGCGTGCCGGTCGGGGGGTCTGGGCGAGGTCGACGTCCGTATCGCCGGCTGATCGGACCGGATCGCCGGGTGATCCCGGCGACGCTCGGGGATTACCCTGGGCGGCGTGACCACTTCGGTTCCGCAGCGCTATCGGTGGCTGCTGCACGTCGACCTCGACCAGTTCCAGGTCGCGGTCGAGCGGCTGAGGGCCCCGGAACTCGTCGGGGTGCCGGTGATCGTCGGCGGCAACGGCGATCCGACGGAGGCGCGCAAGGTGGTCACCTGCGCGTCGTATGAGGCGCGCGACGTGGGCGTGCGTGCGGGTATGCCGCTGCGGGCAGCGCACCGCAAGTTGCCGGACGCGGTGTACCTGCCGCTCGACATGAGTGCCTACGACGCCGCGTCGGCCGACGTCATGGACGTCTTGCGCGCCACCGGCCATCCGGTCGAGGTCTGGGGCTGGGACGAGGCGTATCTCGGTGTGAGTGCGCGCGGCGCGGAGGTCGATCCCTTGGACGACGAGGCCGTCGTCGACCTCGCCGAACGGATCCGGTCGGAGATCCTCGACCGGTGCGGGCTCACGAGTTGCGTCGGCATCAGCGACAACAAACAGCGCGCCAAGATGGCCACCGGGTTCGCCAAACGTCCGCCGGCCACCACTCCCGGTGACGCCGTCGACGCCCCGCGCGTCTTCCTGCTCGACGACCGTAACTGGTTGGACCTGATGGGGGACAGGCCGACTCGCGACCTGTGGAGCGTGGGACCGAAGACGTCGGCCAAACTCGCTGCCGCCGGGGTCGACACGGTGACCGAGCTGATCGCCGCCCCGCGCGAGGACCTGATCGCCACTTTCGGACCGCACCAGGGCAATTGGCTGTACGTCCTCTGTCGCGGCGGCGGCGATTCGGCCATCACCGCCGAACCGTATCTGGCCCGTTCGCATTCCAAGTCCCGGACCTTCGCGACCGATCTCGCCGACGCCACCGAGATGCGCGCCGCCGCCGCCGAACTCCTGCGTGAGTTGCTCGATCAGGTGGTCGGCGAGGAGCGGTTGCCCTTCCGCGTCGCGGTGACCGTCCGCACCACGTCGTTCTACACCCGCACCAAGTCGCGCAAGCTCCCGGCGCCGAGCCTCGACTACGACGAGCTGGAGTCGGTGGTTGCCGACCTGCTCGGCAGATTCGACATCGACCGCCCGGTCCGCCTGCTGGGCGTGCGCCTGGACCTGGTGACCGACGACGCCCCCACTGCTCCCTGAGAGGACGCCCCCACTGCTCCCTGAGGTGCGAGGAGCGCAAGCGACGACGCCTCCACTGCTCCCTGAGGTGCGAGGAGCGCAGGCGAGGACGCCTCCACTGCTCCCTGAGGTGCGAGGAGCGCAAGCGACGAGCCTCGAAGGGCGCGCCCCTACCCCGACGCGACGATCAGCGGCACGAGTTGTTCGGCGGCGGTCCAGGCGCCGTGATGGCCGAGCATCATCGACTCCATCGTCTCGCGTGTGCTGCGGGTGAGGGTGGTGTTGCCGCGGGCCACCGCGACGACGTCGCCGATGCGTTGTGCGACAGCATCACTCACGATCGGTCCGAACCACTCCTCATCGATTGTCTGCTCCCGTGGGACGACGTGGGCGGCGTCGCCGAGATATGACGACCACCCGCTCAGCACGTCGTCGGCCGATCCCGGTGTCGCGTAGACGTGCCGGACCCGTGCCTCGCCGGCCACCGCGTCGACTCCGTCGAGCAGGACGGGTGAGGTGTCGATGTCGATCGCCCGGTCGGCGGTGATCATCCCGTGGTCACCGGTGACGAGAAGGGTTGTCCCATCGTTCAATTCGGAAACAAGGTCGGCGACCAGCCGTTCCACGACATGCAGCTTCGCCAGCCACTCCGCCGACCCCGGGCCGTGGATGTGGCCGGCCATGTCGAGTTCGCTGTAGTAGGCGTATACGAACCGCCGGTGGCGACTCCGGCGACGCAGGGTGGTCAGCACGGCCTCCCGGATGCCGTCGGGGGTCACGGCGGGCACGAACTGCCCCGAGGCACGGAACGCGGCCATCGTCAGGCCGGTTCCGCGGAACTCGCCGGGCATCACGTAGGTCACCCGGACACCTTCGGCGGCCAGCTCTTCCAGGCTGCCGCGTTCGGTGCGGACGAGGGCCGGGGGATAGGTCATCAACGCCGACGGGCCGGAGGCGTTGTCGAGGGTCCAGCGCAGCGAGTTGAGAACGCGCCGGGACCCGCGGGTGCGGCATTCGTCGCCCGGGCGGAAGCTGTACCCGATGATCCCGTGCACTCCGCACGACGTCCCGGCGGTGAGGCTCAGGATGCTGGTGGCGGTGGTTGCCGGGAACCCGGCCCGCAGCGTCGTCGACGTCAGTTCGCGCAGCGTCGGGGCATGGTCGGCGTAGTCGTTCAGCAGAGTCGCGCCCAGTCCGTCGATCAGCAGCACCACCACCGAATCGCCCGGCGGTACAACGGGTCCCGCGCCGCCGGGTGCGATTCCGAGCGCAACCGACGCGGCGGGCAGGACGTCGGCGAGCGTGTGGGGGAAGCCGTGCCAGTCGGCCGGGGTCAGTTCGGTCGGGGTCGGTTCGACAGGAGCAGGATCGGCCGCGAGCGGGTCCACAGCCTCGGACGCCGGGAGCGGAGCGAGCGGGTCCACAGCCTCCGTCACCGAGCCCCCGAACCGGCCGGACCGAAGGCATAATGTCCCGACCGCAGGAATTTCACGGCACGACGCGCTTCTCCCTCGACGAGCAACGGCGACAGCGCATCCCGCAGCGCGATCCGCCACCGGGCGGCGTCGAGCGGCGCGCTCACCCGCATCGACTCGACATCGCGCGGCACTTCGACGACGACGCCGGCTTCGGGGGTGACGCGCTCGTGGTGCGCGACGGGGCGGGACGGTTGGTCGACGTCGATGATCGACACCGCTCCGTCGGCGAGCAGCTCGTCCACCGATTGCGGCGGCCCCGAAACCCCCGGCCCCGACGGCGCAGCGGTGTTCAGATCCCAGGCGACCAGTACCCGGTCGGAGTCGGCGTCCCCGCCGAGCTCGTCGCCGAGCTCGCCGTAGAAGTCCTCGTAGTAGTGCATCGGCGTCGCACCGAGCTTGGCGAGGTTGAAGTAGGCGTTGCGCGCGACGAGGGGATCGAAGGTCCACGTGATCGTCGACAGGCCGCGCTCGAGGGCCCACCGGCGCTGGTGCATCTTCAGCGCGTAACCCACCTGGTGTCCGCGCCCGCGCCGGGTGACCCCGGTGATGTGGCTGTGCAGGGTCTCGCCGACCGGTGCGCCGAAGAACGCCACGCTGCCACCGGCGAGGTGGTCGCCGATGAAGGCGCCGGCGACGTAGTTGCCGGCGTGGCTGAGCGCCCGCAGCATGTCGGTACCCACGGGACGGTTCGTCGGGTCCGGCCGCCACACGTCGTCGAAGATCCGCAGCAGGTCCTCGAGTTCGTCGGGCGAGGACAGTTCACGAACCTCGACACCGAGGGATGCATCCGACATGGGAACGATTGTGTCATCGCCCCGCGGCACCGGGGTCGGGGTTGGCCCAGCCCGCCGATCTAGTATCAAGGCATGTCCCGCACCTCCCGATCGCCCGACGCGTTCTCGCGCGTCGCCGCGGCAGGTGTGGTTCCCGCGGTGGCGGTCGCCGCGCACGGTGCGGCGAGCGGGGCGATGCCGAGTTCGTCGGGCATCCTGCTGAGCGTCGCGATCGGCGCGGTCGCGTCGATGCTGCTCGCGCCGGGTCGGCGACGATTCCTGACGGCTGCGGTGTCGACCACGATGATCCTGTCCGTCGCGCAGGCGGCGAGTCACTGGGCTCTCGCGCTCGACGCCGGGCACGCCGCCCACGGCACCTCGACGCTGCCGATGCTCCTCACCCACCTGGTGGCGATCCCGCTCAGCGCGGCGCTGATCGTCGTCGGTGCGCATCTGCTGGCCTCGATCGGCACGGTCATCCGATCGCTGGTGCCGCCGGTCGCCCTCGCGGCGCGCCCGGCAGCGCCCGTCTTCTGGACGCAGCCCTGTGTTCCGGCCGCACCTGCGCTGTGCGGCAACGGCGTTCGCGGACCACCCGGCACGTTCTGACGCGCCCGAACCCCAGATCGACAGATGTGGGGTCGATGCATGCGTCCATGCGCCCGGTCCCGAAAACCATCGAAAGACACATTCAATGAAGCTCAGTTCTCCGCGGGCGACCATCGCCCGCCGCATCATCGCGCCCGCCACCGCCGCCGCAGTCGTCGGCCTCGCCTCCTTCGCGGGTGCGGGTGCCGCGTCGGCGCACGTGACCGCCAACGCACCGACGGTCACGCAGGGCGGGTACGGCGTGGTCACCCTCGTCGTCCCCAACGAGTCCGACGCCGCGGCGACGACCGGGCTGCGTGTGACGCTGCCGGGCCTGACCTCGGCGCGTCCCGAGGTGATGCCGGGCTGGAAGTCCGTCGTCACCAAGAAGGACGACAAGGTCACCGAGATCACCTGGACCGCCGACCCGGGTTCGCCGGGCGTTCCGGTCGGGCAGTTCGGCCAGTTCCGGTTCTCCGGCGGACCGTTCCCCGAGCAGGAGACCGTCGAACTCCCGGCGCTGCAGACCTACGCCGACGGTGAGACCGCCGACTGGAACCAGCCGACGCCCGCCGACGGCTCCGAGCCGGAGAAGCCCGCGCCGACCCTGACGCTGCCGCCCGACTCCGGCGACGGCCACCACGGCGGCTCGCACGCCGCCGCTCCGACCGACAGCGCGCAGGCGTCGGACGGTTCGCAGGGCTCGGAGACCTCCGAGTCATCCTCCGCAGACTCCGCCGCTCGATGGCTCGGTGGAATCGGCCTGGTCGTCGGCACTCTCGGCGCGGTGATCGGCGTGGCCGCGCTGACTGTGCTCCGACGTAACGGCCGTGGCGGCGGCAATGCCTGACCGTCGTCCGGTGGCTGGTCGGCGCGTCGTCCTGGTGCTTGCGGCGCTGCTGTGTCTCGGGCTCGTCGGATCGTGGGCCGCGGCCCCGGCGTCGGCGCACTCTCGGCTGGTGTCCTCCGACCCCGCCGAGGGCGCGACGGTGCAGACCGGCCCGCAGACGGTCACGTTGACCTTCAACGAACCGGTCCAGTCGTCGTATGCGGTGCTCAACGTCGTCGGGCCCGACGATCACTACTGGCAGTCCGGTGACCCCTCGGTCGACGGACCGAACGTGCGCGTCGGCGTGCGCGAGCTCGGTCCGGCCGGCGAGTACGTCGTCAACTATCGGGTGACCTCGGCCGACGGGCACGTCATCAGCGGGCAGCGCACGTTCGAGCTCGCGGTTGCCGGCAACGGCGAACCGGGCCCGGCGATCGAGGCCGTCGACGCGTCGTCGGACGAGGGAATCCCGGTGTGGTGGTTCATCGCCGGGGCCGCCGTGGTCCTGATCGTCGGACTCGGCGTCGTGTTCTGGGTGAGCCGGCGACCGTCGACACGGCGCTGACGACCATCCGGATCGTGACATGACACTCCGCAACGGGTTCATCCTCGTGGTGACCCTGGCCGGCGGTCTGGTGGTGAGCTGGCTGCTCGCCCGTCCCGACGGTCCGGACCTGGTCGCCGTGCCCACGACCCTCGCGCTGGGCGTCTCCGTGGTGCTGCTCGGCCTGGGTGCGTTACCGACCGTCGACGCCGAGCCCTCGACCCGGGTGATCGGCCTGCTGGCCGGGGTGTGGGTGCTGGCGGTACTGGTCAGCGCCTGGATCCGCACCGCCGATCGGGCGGGCACCGAGGTGCTCGAGGTGACGGCCGGCGACTTCGGCGACGTCCTGTTCTCGGGTGCACCCGAGATGGTCGCGCTGATCGTTGCGCTGCTGATCGTCGTGTGGGTGGTGCTGGACCTGCTGACCGGGATCGAGATACCCGTCCTCGTGGTCGGTGCGCTCGCGGCGATCGGGGTGCTGGCCACCTCGATCGCCGGTCACGCGGGCAACGACTCGTGGGGTCCGTTCCTCATCGGTGCGCACGCGCTGGCCGCGGCCTGGTGGTGTGGGGTTCTCGCGGCGATGCTGATCACGGTCCGCGGGCGGTCGGGGTGGGCGCGCAGCCTGCCGGTCTTCTCCGGCCGCGCCCCCTGGGCGGTCGGTCTGCTCACGGTGACCGGCGTGGTCTCCGGGCTCGTCGAGATCGGCGGTCCGGCCGACCTCGTGAGCAGCGGCTACGGCCGCATCCTCCTCGCGAAGGCCGCGGTGCTCGCGATCCTCGTGGGCCTCGCGGATTGGCATCGACGACGCTGGTTACCGGCGGTGCAGCGGCATCGCAGCAGCGAGACGGCCTCCGTCCGTGCCGCCGTCGTCGAACTGGCGATCATGGCGGTCGCCCTGGGACTGGCGGCCGGGTTGTCGGCGACACCGCCGATCCCCGCCGGCTGAGCTTTCCCACCTGCTCGCTAATCCGAAAGAACCGCATAACCCCTGGTCCCTGAGGTGCGAGGAGCGATAGACGGTATGAGGGCCTTGGGGCCGAAGGCCTCAAGCTGCAAACACATCGTGGGTTGCTGCTGCTGAGTTCACACTCGGCGGTAGCACCACATTGCAGATCAGGAGGCCTCCGGTGATTGTTCAGGGTACAAGTGTCGGATTGGATGTTCACGCTCGTTCGGTGGTCGCTCACGCCATCGATGAGGACAGCGGCAACGTGATTCGGGAGACGTTGGTTCCCGATGCGGCGACCATCGTGAGCTGGCTTCACAGCTTGGCTCCGCCTGTGCGGGTTGCCTACGAGGCCGGTCCGACGGGTTTCGGATTGGCTCGGGCGATCACTGCGGCCGGATGGAGTGTGTGGTTGCCGCGCCCTCGAAGCTGCAACGGCCAGCCGGGGACCGCGTCAAGACCGATGCCCGAGACGCTGCGCACCTGGCGAAGTTGCTGCGCCTGGGCGAGGTAGTCGCGGTCGGTGTGCCCGAGGAGGGTACCGAAGCGGCCCGTGATCTGGTCCGCGCCCGCGAGGACGCTCGCAGCGACCTGATGCGGGCGCGGCATCGATTGTCCAAACTGCTTCTGCGCCAGGGGATCGTCTACTCCGGCGGGAAACCCTGGACCGGTGTTCATCAACAGTGGCTGCAGCGTCAACGTTTCGAGCTGCCGCTGTTGCAAGCCGCCTTCGACAACGACCTGGACGCGGTGTTGAGCGTGACCGCACGCCGAGACCGCCTCGATGAGCTGATCGAACAGACCGCGGCCACCGATCCGTGGCGGGCTGTGGTCACCCGATTGTCATGTCTGCGGGGTGTGTCGACGCTGACCGCGTTCGCTCTGGCCGTCGAGATCGGCGACTGGTCGAGGTTCAGTGGCGCCACGATCGGCTCCTACGCCGGGTTGGTGCCCTCGGAATACTCGACCGGCGGTACCCGCAGTCAGGGATCGATCACCAAGGCCGGGAACGCCCACGTGCGGCGGTTGCTGGTCGAGGCGGCCTGGCAACACCGGCGGCCCTACGGCACGCCCGGACAGACCCTGCGCCGTCGGTGGGAGGCCGCCTCACCCTCGGCCCGCGCCCGTGGCCATGCCGGCAACCGAGGGCTACACAAGCGTTGGCAACAATTCGACCGCCGCAGCAAGCATCCCTGCGTGGCCAACACCGCGATCGCTCGTGAGCTCGCCGGCTGGTGCTGGTCGCTGGCGGTGCTCGACGACTAACCAGCACTGACACACAATCTTGGCCACCCGCCGCGACTGCGCTGTGGTGAACAGGGAACGAATCCACGGCGTCGCTATGTGCGCCAGCACCTCTGGGTGCACGGTACGCACGCTTACATAGACCCGTCGGTCAGCGTTTTCATCTCCTGTCGAACACCGTTGAGCGGTAACCAACCCGCGTATACACCTCTGGGTGCACGGTACGCACGCTTACATAGACCCGTCGGTCAGCGTTTTCATCTCCTGTCGAACACCGTTGAGCGGTAACCAACCCGCGTATATCAGTCCGACAACACCGTCGCGAGTAACGACCACCACACACCGCGGCGGGTGGCCAACCCCCACTACAGCCCCCTAGCAAGGAGGCCAACTCGCCATGGAACTTGACAAAGCAGCACTACATATCAGCGACGAGCCTCGAAGGGCCTGGTGAGGCACGTTGTGATGCCCTTCGTGGCTCGCTTCGCTCGCACCTCAGGGAGCGGGGGGTCGAGCCTCACTCGCCCAACGGCGGCCGCGACTGGTCCCAGAGCGCGAGTAGTTCGTCGATGATGTCGGTCGCCATGTGCAGGGTGCTGAGGTGA belongs to Gordonia sp. KTR9 and includes:
- a CDS encoding Rv1733c family protein, with the protein product MLRFLARELHSWRVMHASSNGLVRRGDRLETVTLVMLWLAAVAGVMIALTVGGDTYAAHKTAAENQEPRHSVSATIIRTSGQGSGDQSDQPSHIQDKVIQDSLDQNGAGPDSDYTTVAWQDPNGHRLTAAVDAEPLDSVGRVRVVWLDDSGSVADPPVTTTDAVMEGLIAGTGVGMFVVLGWWGSTVLVRAVADHHRSRRWDAEWRQFDIDSHP
- a CDS encoding DNA polymerase IV; this encodes MTTSVPQRYRWLLHVDLDQFQVAVERLRAPELVGVPVIVGGNGDPTEARKVVTCASYEARDVGVRAGMPLRAAHRKLPDAVYLPLDMSAYDAASADVMDVLRATGHPVEVWGWDEAYLGVSARGAEVDPLDDEAVVDLAERIRSEILDRCGLTSCVGISDNKQRAKMATGFAKRPPATTPGDAVDAPRVFLLDDRNWLDLMGDRPTRDLWSVGPKTSAKLAAAGVDTVTELIAAPREDLIATFGPHQGNWLYVLCRGGGDSAITAEPYLARSHSKSRTFATDLADATEMRAAAAELLRELLDQVVGEERLPFRVAVTVRTTSFYTRTKSRKLPAPSLDYDELESVVADLLGRFDIDRPVRLLGVRLDLVTDDAPTAP
- a CDS encoding alkaline phosphatase family protein, encoding MDPLAADPAPVEPTPTELTPADWHGFPHTLADVLPAASVALGIAPGGAGPVVPPGDSVVVLLIDGLGATLLNDYADHAPTLRELTSTTLRAGFPATTATSILSLTAGTSCGVHGIIGYSFRPGDECRTRGSRRVLNSLRWTLDNASGPSALMTYPPALVRTERGSLEELAAEGVRVTYVMPGEFRGTGLTMAAFRASGQFVPAVTPDGIREAVLTTLRRRSRHRRFVYAYYSELDMAGHIHGPGSAEWLAKLHVVERLVADLVSELNDGTTLLVTGDHGMITADRAIDIDTSPVLLDGVDAVAGEARVRHVYATPGSADDVLSGWSSYLGDAAHVVPREQTIDEEWFGPIVSDAVAQRIGDVVAVARGNTTLTRSTRETMESMMLGHHGAWTAAEQLVPLIVASG
- a CDS encoding GNAT family N-acetyltransferase; the protein is MSDASLGVEVRELSSPDELEDLLRIFDDVWRPDPTNRPVGTDMLRALSHAGNYVAGAFIGDHLAGGSVAFFGAPVGETLHSHITGVTRRGRGHQVGYALKMHQRRWALERGLSTITWTFDPLVARNAYFNLAKLGATPMHYYEDFYGELGDELGGDADSDRVLVAWDLNTAAPSGPGVSGPPQSVDELLADGAVSIIDVDQPSRPVAHHERVTPEAGVVVEVPRDVESMRVSAPLDAARWRIALRDALSPLLVEGEARRAVKFLRSGHYAFGPAGSGAR
- a CDS encoding YcnI family protein, producing the protein MKLSSPRATIARRIIAPATAAAVVGLASFAGAGAASAHVTANAPTVTQGGYGVVTLVVPNESDAAATTGLRVTLPGLTSARPEVMPGWKSVVTKKDDKVTEITWTADPGSPGVPVGQFGQFRFSGGPFPEQETVELPALQTYADGETADWNQPTPADGSEPEKPAPTLTLPPDSGDGHHGGSHAAAPTDSAQASDGSQGSETSESSSADSAARWLGGIGLVVGTLGAVIGVAALTVLRRNGRGGGNA
- a CDS encoding copper resistance CopC family protein, which produces MPDRRPVAGRRVVLVLAALLCLGLVGSWAAAPASAHSRLVSSDPAEGATVQTGPQTVTLTFNEPVQSSYAVLNVVGPDDHYWQSGDPSVDGPNVRVGVRELGPAGEYVVNYRVTSADGHVISGQRTFELAVAGNGEPGPAIEAVDASSDEGIPVWWFIAGAAVVLIVGLGVVFWVSRRPSTRR
- a CDS encoding copper resistance D family protein; translated protein: MTLRNGFILVVTLAGGLVVSWLLARPDGPDLVAVPTTLALGVSVVLLGLGALPTVDAEPSTRVIGLLAGVWVLAVLVSAWIRTADRAGTEVLEVTAGDFGDVLFSGAPEMVALIVALLIVVWVVLDLLTGIEIPVLVVGALAAIGVLATSIAGHAGNDSWGPFLIGAHALAAAWWCGVLAAMLITVRGRSGWARSLPVFSGRAPWAVGLLTVTGVVSGLVEIGGPADLVSSGYGRILLAKAAVLAILVGLADWHRRRWLPAVQRHRSSETASVRAAVVELAIMAVALGLAAGLSATPPIPAG